Proteins co-encoded in one Saprospira grandis genomic window:
- a CDS encoding HD domain-containing protein, translating into MTNKAYPKLFNDPIYGLIELPKGLLLELVEHPFYQRLRRIGQLGWAHYVYPGATHSRFSHCLGAYYLMRKALGHLQRKGIALSEAEMEACSAAILLHDLGHGPFSHSLEYELLDIAHEEISLALMQELNEQMQGRLDLAIAIFKGEYKRPFLQQLVSGQLDMDRMDYLNRDSFYTGVADGIVSYDRLCQLLTVADEQLVLEQKAIYSIERFLMARRLMYWQVYLHKNSISTSQQCLKMMQRARQLKGAGKNWRISSALAFFLDHKYTKAEFWANPKPILAQFNQLDDSDIYQAIKCFAQDDDFVLSFLAQGLLHRQLFKIELQDQAFAPAQLAQIGEELLQKYPITEEELPFLLYQGQQELQAYTAKQKAILVQNKAKQLLPLSAWPELELPTKVLRKYYLSYPKR; encoded by the coding sequence ATGACGAATAAAGCCTACCCCAAGTTATTTAATGACCCCATTTATGGATTAATTGAGCTCCCTAAAGGCCTGCTGCTAGAGCTTGTCGAGCATCCCTTTTATCAACGACTGCGCCGCATCGGACAGTTGGGCTGGGCGCATTATGTTTATCCTGGCGCCACCCACAGCCGATTTAGCCACTGCCTTGGCGCCTATTATTTGATGCGAAAAGCACTGGGCCATTTGCAGCGCAAGGGCATAGCACTTTCTGAGGCCGAAATGGAGGCCTGCTCGGCCGCTATTTTATTGCACGATTTGGGCCATGGCCCTTTTTCTCATAGCCTAGAGTACGAACTGCTCGATATTGCGCATGAAGAGATTTCGCTGGCCCTAATGCAAGAGCTAAATGAACAGATGCAAGGCCGTCTAGATTTGGCGATCGCCATTTTTAAGGGAGAATATAAACGCCCATTTTTACAGCAGTTGGTTAGTGGCCAACTGGATATGGACCGCATGGATTATCTCAATCGAGATAGCTTTTATACGGGCGTAGCCGATGGTATTGTGAGCTATGACCGCCTCTGCCAATTGCTAACCGTAGCCGATGAACAACTGGTTTTAGAACAAAAGGCCATTTATTCTATTGAGCGCTTTTTGATGGCCCGCCGCCTGATGTATTGGCAGGTCTATTTGCACAAAAATAGTATCTCCACTAGCCAACAATGCCTAAAGATGATGCAGCGGGCAAGACAGCTCAAAGGAGCAGGGAAAAATTGGCGAATTTCTTCGGCCCTGGCGTTTTTCTTAGACCATAAATATACTAAGGCGGAGTTTTGGGCCAATCCCAAGCCCATCCTGGCCCAATTCAATCAGTTAGATGATAGCGATATCTATCAGGCGATTAAGTGTTTTGCCCAAGATGATGATTTTGTGCTCTCCTTTTTGGCCCAAGGCCTTCTCCATCGGCAGTTGTTTAAAATTGAGCTGCAAGACCAAGCTTTTGCTCCCGCTCAATTGGCCCAAATAGGAGAGGAGCTGCTCCAAAAATACCCTATAACAGAAGAAGAACTCCCCTTTTTATTATATCAGGGCCAACAAGAATTACAGGCCTATACAGCCAAGCAAAAAGCCATTTTGGTCCAAAATAAAGCCAAGCAATTGTTGCCGCTTTCAGCTTGGCCAGAACTAGAACTGCCCACCAAAGTTTTGCGGAAATATTACCTTTCTTATCCTAAGCGCTAG
- a CDS encoding peptidoglycan-binding domain-containing protein, which yields MKSLYLNFLWAALLAFPQFLLAQDYPPDAEPGKCYAKCLIPDEYENITEEILVKQATQRIEIVPATFEEIEERVEVKAASTRIEVIPAVFESQEEKVEVKAASIRLEPVPARYEQIEEEVEIRPSEVKLEEVPAEYETVTEQIQVAPATTKWVRRKGDKNCLSANPEDCMVWCLVEVPAEYETLTKTVLKTPPTTKETVIPAEYKTVKKTVMVEGPTTKEIEVPAEYVTIKKTIMVKPPETRVIELPAEYKTIKRRLMTAPAQTKVVEVPSEFKTVTNRRLVTPGGYSDWREVLCQNKIDEVKIQEIQTALRRKGYDPGPSDNIFGTKTKTALIQFQKDNGLPVGQLDFETLKALGVSY from the coding sequence ATGAAATCTTTATACCTCAACTTTTTGTGGGCTGCCCTGCTAGCCTTTCCGCAATTTTTATTGGCCCAAGACTATCCGCCCGATGCCGAACCGGGGAAATGCTACGCCAAATGTTTGATCCCAGATGAATATGAAAATATTACGGAGGAAATTTTGGTCAAGCAAGCCACCCAAAGAATAGAAATTGTGCCCGCCACTTTTGAAGAAATAGAGGAGCGGGTTGAGGTTAAAGCTGCCTCTACTCGAATTGAGGTGATTCCAGCCGTATTTGAAAGCCAAGAGGAAAAGGTCGAAGTGAAGGCCGCTAGCATTCGCCTAGAGCCTGTTCCCGCTCGTTATGAACAGATTGAAGAAGAGGTGGAAATTCGCCCTTCTGAGGTGAAATTGGAAGAAGTGCCCGCGGAATACGAAACCGTAACCGAGCAAATTCAAGTGGCCCCTGCCACTACCAAATGGGTGCGCAGAAAAGGAGACAAAAACTGTTTGTCGGCCAATCCTGAAGATTGCATGGTTTGGTGTTTGGTCGAGGTGCCCGCAGAGTACGAAACCCTGACCAAAACGGTGCTCAAAACACCCCCTACCACCAAAGAAACGGTGATTCCCGCCGAGTATAAAACCGTGAAAAAAACAGTGATGGTAGAAGGCCCTACCACCAAAGAAATTGAGGTGCCTGCCGAGTATGTGACCATCAAGAAAACGATTATGGTCAAGCCACCAGAAACTCGAGTGATTGAGTTGCCCGCAGAGTACAAAACGATTAAGCGCCGACTGATGACCGCACCTGCTCAGACCAAAGTAGTGGAAGTGCCCAGCGAGTTTAAGACGGTGACCAACCGCCGCTTAGTTACTCCCGGTGGTTACTCTGATTGGAGAGAGGTGCTTTGCCAAAATAAAATTGATGAGGTGAAAATTCAGGAAATCCAAACGGCTCTTCGTAGAAAGGGCTATGATCCCGGTCCCTCAGATAATATTTTTGGAACCAAAACCAAAACGGCCCTGATCCAATTCCAAAAAGATAATGGCTTGCCTGTAGGACAACTAGACTTTGAAACCCTTAAGGCCCTAGGCGTTTCTTATTAG
- a CDS encoding nitroreductase family protein, translated as MSTIKVEQTVLESIKNRRSVYPEVFTDELVTKEELEQLLEMANYAPNHKLTQPWRFKVAAGDRKTDFAEAMVAAYEAAVPVEKQLPKKPRTIRKRAQKSSFMLAICMQRDPKASLPEWEELAAMSMAVQNIWLAGEAMGIGMYWGSPGFMVRPEIREFLQLAEGETCYGLLFIGRKPEGLELVSSRTPISEKVSWL; from the coding sequence ATGAGCACCATAAAAGTAGAGCAAACGGTTTTAGAGAGTATTAAAAACCGTCGTTCCGTTTATCCCGAAGTATTTACAGATGAGTTAGTGACAAAAGAAGAGCTAGAGCAGCTGTTGGAGATGGCCAATTATGCGCCCAATCATAAATTGACGCAACCCTGGCGCTTTAAGGTGGCTGCGGGCGATCGAAAAACAGATTTTGCCGAGGCCATGGTGGCGGCTTATGAGGCTGCTGTTCCTGTAGAAAAGCAATTGCCCAAAAAACCAAGGACGATCCGCAAGCGGGCTCAAAAAAGTAGCTTTATGCTGGCTATTTGTATGCAGCGAGACCCCAAAGCCAGCTTGCCCGAATGGGAGGAGCTAGCGGCTATGTCTATGGCGGTTCAAAACATTTGGTTGGCTGGAGAAGCCATGGGGATCGGCATGTATTGGGGCAGCCCGGGCTTTATGGTCCGTCCTGAAATCCGAGAGTTTTTACAATTGGCAGAAGGAGAAACTTGCTATGGTTTGCTTTTTATTGGCCGTAAGCCCGAGGGACTTGAGTTGGTCTCTAGCCGAACGCCAATTAGCGAAAAAGTTAGTTGGCTATAA
- a CDS encoding toxin-antitoxin system YwqK family antitoxin yields the protein MRAFYILLPILAISLASSSCIFSDLFGAGKQEFVADTVVAVPSIKDIRVQFLLTDTTNDVVRYWSDRSGRPIYQRSEESFIGQKRDGFQREWNEDGILILEAQWNKGLPIEYRIERYDDGSLKRKVLYNSQKGYARYEVNFHPNGRLKTDTILYNEGVKEGKINYYDTAGVLVEQHIFADNELVGIEIFRAEFENVFNKVAYLERSLVQDSIDAIRQDSVFRAVLGDVDPAAAKAGAGIAWKNDYNELENLRYLEGLMNPEKRLADSARADSLRNINSIDEK from the coding sequence ATGAGAGCCTTTTATATCTTACTGCCCATTTTAGCTATTAGCCTAGCTAGTAGTTCTTGTATTTTTAGTGACCTTTTTGGAGCAGGCAAACAGGAGTTTGTTGCCGATACCGTGGTTGCTGTTCCTTCTATCAAAGACATTCGCGTTCAATTCTTATTGACCGATACGACCAATGATGTGGTTCGCTATTGGAGCGACCGCTCTGGCCGCCCGATCTATCAGCGATCAGAAGAAAGCTTTATTGGCCAAAAAAGAGATGGCTTTCAGCGAGAATGGAATGAAGACGGTATCCTTATTCTAGAGGCCCAATGGAATAAAGGCCTGCCCATTGAGTACCGCATCGAACGCTACGACGATGGCTCGCTCAAACGAAAGGTGCTCTACAATAGCCAAAAAGGCTATGCCCGCTATGAGGTGAATTTCCACCCCAATGGCCGCCTAAAAACAGATACGATCCTCTATAATGAGGGCGTAAAAGAAGGTAAAATCAATTATTATGATACGGCTGGCGTTTTGGTCGAACAACATATTTTTGCCGATAATGAATTGGTCGGTATCGAGATCTTTAGAGCAGAGTTTGAAAATGTCTTTAATAAGGTGGCTTATCTAGAACGCTCTTTGGTCCAAGATTCTATTGATGCCATTCGCCAAGATTCTGTCTTTAGAGCCGTTTTAGGCGATGTGGACCCCGCAGCCGCTAAAGCAGGTGCTGGAATTGCCTGGAAGAATGATTATAATGAACTGGAAAATCTCCGCTATCTAGAGGGCCTGATGAATCCCGAAAAACGCCTAGCCGATAGCGCTCGGGCAGATAGCCTAAGAAATATAAATTCAATAGATGAAAAATAA
- a CDS encoding epimerase: protein MKNKQIAIMGCGWLGAPLAKKLLAEGWEVYGSSRSLANLEGLQALGLKPFRMELPKTLPAAEDPIWQLPYYMVNMPPTPFMGLGPLAYAQSMALLAERMPQDATLFFVSSTGVYGPQKGAVLETNDCRPAHARSQAVLAAEKALAPYRAKLNLSILRFAGLIGGQRKAGRFLAGKKEVPQPFRRLNLIHRSDCLGILSALLAKENCPALLNVSAPKHPFAQDFYPKRAKMLGLEPPSFLPPTPQEKEQASYISTAALQAFLPDYIWQYPDPNDFP, encoded by the coding sequence ATGAAAAATAAACAAATTGCCATTATGGGCTGCGGCTGGCTGGGGGCTCCTTTGGCCAAAAAACTTCTAGCCGAAGGCTGGGAGGTTTACGGTAGCAGCCGCTCTTTGGCCAATTTAGAAGGGCTTCAGGCTTTGGGCCTGAAGCCCTTTCGCATGGAGCTACCCAAAACGCTTCCCGCTGCAGAGGATCCCATTTGGCAGCTGCCTTATTATATGGTCAATATGCCGCCTACGCCTTTTATGGGGCTGGGCCCGCTCGCCTATGCCCAAAGTATGGCCCTTTTGGCCGAGCGAATGCCGCAAGACGCAACCCTCTTTTTTGTCTCTAGCACGGGCGTTTATGGTCCTCAAAAAGGAGCTGTTTTGGAGACGAATGATTGTCGCCCAGCTCATGCTCGTTCTCAGGCTGTTTTGGCCGCAGAAAAGGCCCTGGCCCCTTATCGCGCCAAGCTCAATTTGAGTATTTTGCGCTTTGCTGGACTCATCGGCGGGCAACGGAAGGCTGGCCGCTTTTTGGCGGGAAAAAAGGAGGTTCCTCAGCCTTTTCGCCGCCTCAATTTGATTCACCGCAGCGATTGCCTCGGTATTTTATCGGCTCTTTTGGCCAAAGAAAATTGCCCTGCTTTGCTAAATGTTTCTGCGCCCAAACACCCTTTTGCCCAAGATTTTTATCCCAAACGGGCCAAAATGTTGGGTCTAGAGCCGCCTAGCTTTTTGCCGCCCACTCCCCAAGAAAAAGAGCAGGCTAGTTATATTTCTACGGCTGCACTACAAGCTTTTTTGCCCGATTATATCTGGCAATATCCCGATCCCAACGATTTTCCTTAA
- a CDS encoding tetratricopeptide repeat protein has translation MNWKQHGPKWLLFFLLFLLGMALSFKSIREPDLWWMYHTGEWIWENGAVTYSDPFSYTQEGRDWINVKWLFEVIIVAFKKMGGPEMVFVLQALVSLGLMYFSAASARLLAPKRNGLSMAWAFAIGLPILLFGLDFRLIGRPEMSSHLLVAVYLFLFLRQSQKTEHNGIFWLIPLQLLWTNLHEAFGIGMVLMFAVLGSSWAQYFLMGKKTALPKKQTLAILGALLVIPINPRGISMWAHPFNIFGQLQNNKYTSELNSYLEASYWMKEAYINLFFLGAALLFLGLLLFGSKEGRPKVGQLLGWPNLVLPALLFYLSLTAYRNIPFFLLASAPFLLALLERLLRPLVPKSWKMALSLGLALSLASSYGLIVSGHYHKWIESRDQFGLQVLNSHNPIKAAEFMAQENINGRGFADYLSSAYLLWRLQPDFKTYIDLRDLDIFPADFFAQYEKLLQNPALFDTEDQKYNFEYVVLLRRPIEQIPTLYVHLHDSPNYVLVYADPVAMVYVKRLPKYEQLIAEKGLTQTAKKAVFEAWGRSTSSAVPLALTKMLYPFFKNEENPEVNQWAIGAHLYYALDEQELAQKALKKALQHPDKAMAYSVQGRLAARQYLDPKSSEEQKAQAFKTGKMAFEQALALAPENLESLFGLGVLLAEEKQYAAAIQYFQAAKKLAPENPAITGRLNACYQALGQ, from the coding sequence ATGAACTGGAAACAGCATGGGCCCAAATGGCTACTCTTTTTCCTTCTGTTTTTATTGGGCATGGCCCTTTCTTTTAAATCTATCCGCGAACCCGATTTGTGGTGGATGTACCACACAGGAGAATGGATCTGGGAAAATGGCGCAGTAACTTATTCTGACCCTTTTTCCTATACCCAAGAGGGCCGAGACTGGATTAACGTCAAATGGCTGTTTGAGGTCATTATTGTCGCCTTCAAAAAGATGGGAGGGCCAGAAATGGTCTTTGTACTCCAAGCTCTAGTAAGTTTGGGCTTGATGTATTTTTCTGCCGCTTCGGCCCGTCTGCTTGCGCCTAAGCGTAATGGATTAAGTATGGCTTGGGCCTTTGCTATCGGCTTGCCGATCTTGCTATTTGGGCTGGATTTTCGCCTTATTGGTCGGCCCGAAATGAGCTCGCACCTTTTGGTGGCTGTTTATCTTTTCCTCTTTTTGCGCCAAAGCCAAAAAACAGAGCATAATGGCATCTTTTGGCTGATCCCTTTACAACTGCTTTGGACCAATTTGCATGAAGCCTTTGGTATCGGGATGGTCCTGATGTTTGCCGTTTTGGGCAGCAGTTGGGCGCAATACTTTTTAATGGGTAAAAAAACAGCCCTGCCCAAAAAACAAACCCTAGCCATTTTAGGCGCTCTGCTAGTGATTCCCATAAACCCCAGAGGCATCAGTATGTGGGCCCACCCTTTTAATATTTTTGGACAACTTCAGAATAACAAATATACCAGTGAGCTCAATTCTTATTTAGAGGCCAGCTACTGGATGAAAGAGGCCTATATCAATTTATTTTTCCTGGGCGCCGCCCTGCTGTTTTTGGGCCTTTTGCTCTTTGGCTCCAAAGAGGGCCGGCCAAAAGTTGGGCAGTTGCTCGGCTGGCCAAACTTGGTCTTGCCCGCCCTACTCTTTTACCTTAGCTTGACGGCCTACAGAAATATTCCTTTCTTCCTTTTGGCCTCGGCTCCTTTTCTTTTGGCTCTTTTGGAGCGCCTGCTCCGTCCTTTGGTCCCAAAAAGCTGGAAAATGGCCCTAAGTCTTGGGCTCGCTCTAAGTTTGGCTAGCTCTTATGGCCTAATCGTTTCTGGCCACTATCATAAATGGATAGAGAGCCGCGACCAATTTGGCTTGCAGGTCCTTAATAGCCATAACCCCATCAAAGCGGCCGAATTTATGGCCCAAGAAAACATCAATGGCCGCGGCTTTGCCGATTATCTGAGCTCTGCTTATTTACTTTGGCGGCTACAGCCCGACTTTAAGACTTATATTGACCTTAGAGACCTCGATATTTTTCCGGCCGATTTTTTTGCCCAATACGAAAAGCTGCTGCAAAATCCCGCTCTTTTTGATACGGAGGACCAAAAATACAATTTTGAGTATGTGGTCTTGCTCCGCCGCCCAATTGAGCAGATTCCCACCCTTTATGTGCATTTGCATGATAGCCCTAATTATGTTTTGGTCTATGCCGACCCTGTGGCCATGGTTTATGTAAAACGCCTGCCCAAATATGAGCAGCTCATTGCCGAAAAGGGCTTGACACAGACCGCTAAAAAGGCTGTTTTTGAAGCTTGGGGGCGCTCTACTTCTTCAGCGGTTCCTTTGGCCCTGACCAAAATGCTTTACCCATTTTTTAAAAATGAGGAGAATCCCGAAGTCAATCAATGGGCCATTGGCGCTCATCTCTATTATGCTTTGGATGAGCAGGAGTTGGCCCAAAAGGCCCTAAAAAAAGCCTTGCAACATCCAGATAAGGCCATGGCTTATAGCGTGCAGGGCCGTTTGGCCGCCCGCCAATATTTGGACCCCAAAAGCTCGGAAGAGCAAAAGGCCCAAGCCTTTAAAACAGGAAAAATGGCCTTTGAGCAAGCGCTCGCCCTAGCGCCCGAAAACTTGGAGTCGCTCTTTGGTTTGGGAGTGCTTTTGGCCGAAGAGAAGCAGTATGCTGCGGCCATTCAGTATTTTCAGGCGGCGAAAAAGCTGGCCCCAGAAAACCCCGCTATTACGGGCCGGTTGAATGCTTGTTATCAGGCTTTAGGGCAGTAA
- a CDS encoding alpha/beta hydrolase family protein has product MHAYIFSFFRQIGLFLLCLSLPFLLTAQTQTDWLGDWSGTLEVQGMEIPVVFHIRLEAGELALLMDSPKQGQFDLKFDEIEIDGPKLKASWALANIIYEGQWSAEGIKGQWKQNGLSLPLLFKKVGADELPQAPKRPQTPQPPFPYIEEQHYVITPKTNIRLEGTLTLPPNATDSSKVPAILLISGSGPQDRNSEFFGHQPFAVIADHFSRRGFAVFRYDDRGTGKSEGQFAGSTTHDLAQDADACLQYLSQDPRINKEQLVVMGHSEGGLIGFMLGAKWGKKLGAVVSLAGPALPIKELMLQQNYDLGKQADIAEESLETQRNFLISCYARAVKKDRKSEDKFVADILDIWRGLPQKERLQLAEIGLVETGVEQLGKALYAPWFRSFLRIDPKKYLKRLRCPLLALNGGEDIQVAGPENLERISQLLLQKEKYPTAVVLLPRLNHLFQHCESCTIAEYQLLEETFAPEVLKAMQEWLEERFALEDEHKH; this is encoded by the coding sequence ATGCACGCATATATTTTTAGTTTTTTCAGACAGATCGGCCTATTTCTTCTATGCCTGTCTCTTCCTTTTTTACTCACTGCTCAAACTCAGACCGATTGGTTGGGGGATTGGAGCGGAACGCTAGAGGTACAAGGCATGGAAATTCCGGTTGTTTTTCATATTCGCCTAGAAGCTGGGGAGTTAGCGCTCTTGATGGATAGCCCCAAGCAGGGGCAGTTTGATCTCAAATTTGATGAAATAGAGATTGATGGGCCTAAGCTCAAAGCGAGCTGGGCCTTGGCCAATATTATTTATGAAGGCCAATGGTCAGCTGAAGGCATCAAAGGCCAATGGAAGCAAAACGGCCTTAGCCTCCCCCTTCTGTTTAAAAAGGTAGGGGCCGATGAGCTGCCGCAGGCGCCCAAGCGCCCCCAAACGCCTCAGCCGCCATTTCCCTATATCGAGGAGCAACATTATGTGATTACGCCCAAAACGAATATCCGCCTAGAAGGGACGCTGACGCTTCCGCCCAATGCCACAGATAGCAGCAAGGTCCCGGCCATTTTGCTCATTTCGGGCAGTGGACCACAAGATCGAAATTCCGAATTTTTTGGCCATCAGCCTTTTGCCGTTATTGCCGACCATTTTAGCCGCCGTGGCTTTGCCGTTTTCCGCTACGATGACCGTGGCACAGGAAAATCTGAGGGTCAATTTGCAGGCAGTACGACCCATGATTTGGCCCAAGATGCCGATGCTTGCCTACAGTACCTCAGCCAAGACCCCAGAATCAATAAGGAGCAGTTGGTCGTTATGGGCCATAGCGAAGGCGGCCTGATTGGCTTTATGCTTGGCGCCAAATGGGGCAAAAAACTAGGGGCGGTGGTCTCGCTGGCAGGGCCCGCCCTGCCCATCAAGGAGCTGATGTTGCAGCAAAATTACGATTTGGGCAAACAGGCTGATATTGCCGAAGAAAGCCTAGAAACGCAGCGCAATTTCTTGATCAGTTGCTATGCTAGGGCGGTCAAAAAAGACCGCAAAAGTGAGGATAAGTTTGTGGCTGATATTCTCGATATTTGGCGCGGTCTCCCCCAAAAAGAACGCCTCCAATTGGCCGAAATTGGCCTAGTAGAAACGGGCGTAGAACAACTAGGAAAGGCCCTCTATGCCCCTTGGTTTCGCAGTTTTCTACGCATAGACCCCAAAAAATACCTCAAGCGCCTGCGCTGCCCTTTACTGGCCCTCAATGGCGGCGAAGATATTCAGGTGGCGGGGCCCGAAAACCTCGAGCGCATCTCTCAATTGCTCTTGCAAAAGGAAAAATACCCCACCGCGGTGGTTTTACTGCCCCGCCTCAACCACCTTTTTCAGCATTGCGAGAGCTGCACAATTGCCGAGTACCAACTGCTAGAGGAAACCTTTGCCCCCGAGGTCCTAAAAGCCATGCAAGAATGGCTAGAAGAGCGTTTTGCACTAGAAGATGAACACAAACATTAA
- a CDS encoding alanine/glycine:cation symporter family protein, which yields MRKYALLFLFAFLAQMSIAQPMQKTLVDEDTDISFYPVDKQIDLRFTPTSNFIQSIVFASFKVKNRYDYYSQKEREDGNKYKYFVKVEDSTSYHSQKAEGGGGFIEMSPEGKQYFVALAGKKAAEKFAAAKKDGKEGVQQIKRKRSYMDQSPYEVTTELADGTEFSIKYLNENSFNLSYQLTEAGKTYSISQNMNFGETYKVKDQDFSLKLTNKELAAQQTEPIVLVASSIKMPFVLLILLLGALFFTVYFKFPNITRIGLAINTVRGKYYSPENHMDEDNPDTIKDESVDGEVTPFQALSAALSATVGLGNIAGVAIAISLGGPGATLWMIVAGLLGMASKFTECTLGVKYREIDAEGTIHGGPMYYLSKGLADKGLAGLGKVFAVFFAIMCVGGSFGGGNMFQANQAASQVLGTFGIEGGAGGFIFGLITAVLVAIVIIGGIKRIGKVAETIVPFMAVLYVGSALIVIAMNAGQIPTAFGLIFDEALNPPAMFGGFVGVLITGFQRAAFSNEAGVGSAAIAHSAVKTAYPASEGVVALLEPFIDTVIICTITALVIIITGQYENLDGIDGVSMTSNAFATALPWFPYVLTLAVALFAFSTMLSWSYYGLQAWKFLFGKSKAMDLTYKVLFCIFVVIGASASLGSVIGFSDAMIFAMVFPNMIGLIILAPTVRKEVKRYVADIKAGKLG from the coding sequence ATGAGAAAATACGCCTTACTATTCCTCTTTGCCTTTTTGGCCCAGATGAGTATTGCGCAACCTATGCAAAAAACGCTGGTAGATGAAGATACCGATATCTCCTTCTACCCCGTAGATAAGCAAATTGACCTGCGCTTTACGCCTACCTCCAACTTTATTCAGAGCATCGTTTTTGCCTCCTTTAAAGTGAAAAACCGCTACGATTACTACTCGCAAAAGGAGCGAGAGGATGGCAATAAGTACAAGTACTTTGTCAAAGTAGAAGATTCTACCAGCTACCACAGCCAAAAGGCAGAAGGGGGCGGAGGCTTCATCGAGATGTCGCCCGAAGGTAAGCAGTATTTTGTGGCCCTAGCGGGAAAAAAAGCCGCAGAGAAGTTTGCCGCCGCCAAAAAGGACGGCAAAGAGGGCGTTCAGCAAATTAAGCGCAAACGCAGCTATATGGATCAGTCGCCTTATGAGGTGACCACCGAGCTAGCCGATGGTACCGAGTTTAGCATCAAGTACCTCAATGAAAATAGCTTTAATCTGAGCTATCAGCTAACGGAAGCAGGCAAGACCTACAGCATTAGCCAGAATATGAATTTTGGCGAAACCTATAAGGTCAAAGATCAGGATTTTAGCCTGAAATTGACCAATAAGGAGCTAGCCGCCCAACAAACAGAACCCATCGTTTTGGTCGCTAGTAGTATCAAAATGCCTTTTGTGCTTTTGATTTTGCTCTTGGGGGCCCTCTTCTTTACGGTCTATTTTAAGTTCCCCAATATTACCCGCATCGGCTTGGCAATCAATACGGTAAGAGGAAAGTATTATAGCCCAGAAAATCATATGGATGAGGATAATCCCGATACCATCAAAGATGAGTCTGTAGATGGAGAGGTAACGCCCTTTCAAGCTCTTTCTGCCGCTCTTTCGGCTACGGTGGGGCTCGGAAATATCGCCGGGGTGGCTATCGCCATTTCTTTGGGTGGACCAGGCGCTACGCTCTGGATGATCGTTGCGGGCTTGCTCGGTATGGCTTCTAAGTTTACCGAATGTACGCTTGGTGTAAAATATAGAGAAATTGATGCCGAAGGGACCATCCATGGCGGACCTATGTATTACCTCTCTAAAGGGCTAGCCGATAAGGGCCTTGCTGGCCTCGGAAAGGTATTCGCCGTTTTCTTCGCTATTATGTGTGTAGGTGGCTCTTTTGGTGGCGGAAATATGTTCCAGGCTAACCAAGCTGCTTCTCAGGTCTTGGGCACTTTTGGCATTGAAGGCGGTGCCGGTGGCTTTATCTTTGGCCTGATTACCGCCGTTTTGGTGGCAATCGTGATTATTGGTGGGATTAAGCGAATTGGTAAAGTGGCCGAAACAATTGTTCCTTTTATGGCGGTTCTTTATGTCGGTAGCGCACTCATCGTAATTGCGATGAATGCTGGCCAAATTCCTACCGCTTTCGGCCTTATTTTCGACGAGGCGCTCAATCCCCCCGCTATGTTTGGTGGTTTTGTTGGCGTTCTCATTACGGGTTTCCAACGAGCGGCTTTCTCTAATGAAGCTGGCGTAGGTTCTGCCGCTATTGCTCACTCTGCCGTAAAAACAGCTTATCCCGCTAGTGAAGGGGTGGTGGCTCTCCTCGAGCCTTTTATCGATACCGTGATTATTTGTACCATCACCGCTTTGGTCATTATCATTACGGGCCAATACGAAAACCTAGATGGCATCGATGGGGTGAGTATGACTTCTAACGCCTTTGCTACGGCCTTGCCTTGGTTCCCTTATGTACTTACTTTGGCGGTGGCCCTTTTTGCCTTTTCTACCATGCTCTCTTGGTCTTATTATGGCCTACAAGCCTGGAAGTTCCTCTTTGGTAAGTCTAAGGCGATGGACCTCACCTATAAGGTGCTATTTTGCATTTTTGTTGTCATTGGCGCTTCTGCCAGCCTTGGCTCGGTTATCGGTTTTTCCGATGCCATGATTTTTGCCATGGTGTTCCCCAATATGATCGGCCTGATCATTTTGGCGCCCACGGTTCGCAAGGAGGTAAAACGCTATGTAGCCGATATTAAAGCCGGTAAATTGGGCTAA